A single genomic interval of Oncorhynchus gorbuscha isolate QuinsamMale2020 ecotype Even-year linkage group LG25, OgorEven_v1.0, whole genome shotgun sequence harbors:
- the LOC124013986 gene encoding LOW QUALITY PROTEIN: rho guanine nucleotide exchange factor 11-like (The sequence of the model RefSeq protein was modified relative to this genomic sequence to represent the inferred CDS: deleted 2 bases in 2 codons) — MSLRPPTSTLDRLSSLTIGDSERKTSSGQQREPLADFPTESTGQGLVQRCVVVQKDQLGFGFTVCGERIKLVQNVRPGGAAVKAGVHEGDRIIKVNGSLVSSMSHQEVVKLIKSGTYVALTLQGPPPSAAALPTDLLPNQRTSLGGEAPPPPPPPLSPGLTSNPSQRITKPLQNLDVQKHATQILRNMLEQGEAELQDLMEELLLNPSPSLEERIESAKRRAQQVRVKIQQDLDGTRLESVTSYVVAGEGRLSGDSSEGDFEACESPHSSPSTSTFRTPLYRRQGSDTHTFSDSAGKAQIIGPEEEEEEDDSYPLNEMDGPFQDIELLKSRPAHMTVFMRYLFSQLLDPNPLLFYLSVEVYLGSSPKDARALAPQICSHFLDADAPLKIRVREEYLSDIESRLHAQEDIRGPLSELQQQVLPDIQDQIQDYRSKQMMGLGSLFGEGDLQQLDGDPAKERLVVDRQVTALWEILSKHEEESSSRLASAVLLYLRHSGIKLRDSRVFPGLSTEKEKWLSFFPKTKKLSSSKKEKDGEDRKRNPILKYIGKPRSTSQSTFHVPLSPTEVRPGSVRNIIQQFENHTEIPGEEGAEGDPPRLSSSSLGEDSMDSPTVSMRLARSESLKAQGEGRRRGGSSGAETVPRSRSDVDMEDCGEESEGPGLRPLHHSTSSASSSSARSCENPTPPYTPRSSRRKSVEFPVALLPDAPALEEDVVDSHNWQETVAPQVLATLCPREVDRQAVIYELLTTEASHLRTLRVLDQVFFQKMRCVLSSDELACIFPNLPQVYELHASLCEAMKKRRESPIVQGIGDIMLARFEGVAGEEFQEQASHLCSQQSQALELIKNKQRKDPRFAHIIQECEASPHCRRLQLKDLLVSETQRLTKYPLLLDNILKHTEAGSTDLPPLQQAQACCRGILQAVNEVVRETEHRQRLNQYQRRLDPTPQFKSLDLTSKRMIHEGPLTWKVSKDKTLEIQALLLSDLLVLLQRGPDDRLLLRCPSRFLGGGGGGSGDTKASFSPVVQLDSLLVRSVATDNKALYVISTTEQQIYELVAGTSSEKNIWKDQLEKTISLAAGSSPSTNNRSTPIFSPSLGNASPVSTGSHVYQSDDSMTEQAVSMGTNSPNDEDNELTPTTPTAQSGAFLHTEGRDYVKKQIGVAEAALEDVEILKRLIFHNFEEVGWSHDSDGMPTNETANERSPLNDRQRLASSDTLLSASPSQLEAEHSEAPPSEVGSPSVHVVRKAVVAGSPSIPDDITDVNLHSDQSPEPRGGASVRGNVFYLVMPTEQGDGLLDESHTDEVIDPPTLTSTELPDLDQEVMSSNIKHHEEEGQVSSTLSAGKQLEPENLRREGGLGQSQKVLQSYVIKHVDEIFHTIEELMSKLHQLRDIETAHHQLLKTLREPPVNQDSDDLPCNQVTVVRTQSLDRNPGDAEPAKPEILSTGF; from the exons ATGAGTCTCCGCCCCCCCACCTCAACACTGGACag GCTCAGCAGCCTGACGATAGGAGACTCGGAGCGCAAGACCTCCAGCGGCCAGCAGAGGGAGCCTCTGGCCGACTTCCCCACTGAGAGCACAG gtCAAGGTCTGGTTCAGAGATGTGTGGTTGTACAGAAGGACCAGCTAGGGTTCGGCTTCACTGTGTGTGGCGAGAGGATCAAGCTGGTGCAGAATGTTCGACCAG GTGGCGCAGCGGTCAAGGCAGGGGTCCACGAGGGAGACAGAATCATAAAG gtcaatGGCTCGCTGGTGTCGTCCATGTCTCATCAGGAAGTGGTGAAGCTCATCAAGT CTGGGACATATGTTGCTCTGACTCTTCAAGGACCGCCCCCTTCAGCAGCTGCCCTCCCCACTGACCTCTTACCTAATCAGCGGACGTCACTGGGAGGAGAAGCCccgcctcctccacctccacccctctcccccggACTGACCAGCAACCCCTCCCAAAGGATCACCAAACCACTGCAG aaccTAGATGTACAGAAACACGCCACTCAGATCCTCAGGAACatgctggaacagggagaggctGAGCTTCAG GACTTGATGGAGGAACTGTTACTGAACCCCTCCCCATCCCTGGAGGAGCGAATCGAAAGTGCCAAGCGGCGGGCCCAACAAGTCAGGGTTAAAATCCAGCAAGATCTG gATGGAACTCGATTGGAATCTGTGACCAGCTATGTCGTAGCAGGAGAAG GTCGGTTGTCAGGGGATTCAAGTGAAGGAGACTTTGAG GCCTGTGAGAgcccccactcctccccctccacctccaccttcaGGACC CCCCTCTACCGGAGACAgggctctgacacacacacattctccgaCTCG GCTGGGAAGGCTCAGATCATTGgcccagaggaagaggaggaagaggacgacaGCTATCCGCTCAATGAG atggACGGCCCATTTCAGGACATAGAACTTCTCAAGTCGCGACCGGCCCACATGACCGTGTTCATGAGATACCTCTTCAGCCAGCTACTGGATCCCAACCCGCTG CTGTTCTACCTGTCGGTGGAGGTCTACCTGGGCTCTAGCCCTAAAGACGCCCGTGCCCTCGCCCCACAGATCTGCTCCCACTTCCTGGACGCTGATGCT CCGTTGAAAATCAGAGTACGAGAAGAATACCTGTCCGATATAG AGAGTCGACTCCATGCCCAGGAGGACATCAGGGGACCTCTTTCTGAGCTCCAACAGCAGGTGCTGCCTGACATTCAGGACCAAATACAGGATTACAG GAGTAAGCAGATGATGGGTCTGGGTTCTCTGTTTGGAGAGGGAGACCTGCAGCAGCTGGATGGAGACCCAGCCAAGGAGAGGCTAGTGGTGGACAGACAGGTCACTGCTCTCTGGGAAATACT CTCGAAGCACGAAGAGGAGAGCAG tTCTCGTCTAGCCTCTGCGGTGCTGCTGTACCTCCGTCACTCAGGCATAAAGCTGAGGGACTCCAGGGTGTTCCCAGGCCTCAGCACTGAGAAGGAGAAGTGGCTCTCCTTCTTTCCCAAGACCAAGAAG CTGAGCAGTTCAAagaaagagaaggatggagaggacaggaagagaaacCCCATCCTGAAGTATATCGGCAAGCCCAGGAGCACCTCTCAGTCca CCTTCCATGTCCCCTTGTCTCCCACTGAAG TGCGCCCGGGCAGTGTGAGGAACATCATCCAGCAGTTTGAGAACCACACAGAGATCCCCGGGGAAGAGGGGGCCGAGGGAGACCCCCCGAGGCTCTCCTCCAGCAGCCTGGGAGAGGACAGCATGGACAG ccCCACGGTGTCGATGCGTCTGGCTCGTAGTGAGTCTCTGAAGGCGCAGGGGGAGGGGCGTCGGCGGGGTGGGTCCTCGGGGGCGGAGACAGTCCCTCGGTCCCGTAGCGACGTGGACATGGAGGactgtggagaggagagtgaagggccGGGCCTGAGACCCTTACACCACAGCACCTCCTCTGCCTCCAGTAGCTCAGCACG ATCCTGCGAGAACCCCACCCCTCCGTACACCCCTCGGTCTTCCAGAAGAAA GAGTGTGGAGTTCCCGGTGGCCTTGCTCCCTGACGCCCCAGCCCTAGAGGAGGACGTGGTGGACAGTCACAACTGGCAGGAGACTGTGGCCCCGCAGGTCCTGGCTACTCTCTGTCCCCGAGAGGTGGACAGACAGGCTGTCATCtatg AGTTGCTGACGACGGAGGCGTCTCACCTGCGTACACTCAGGGTGTTGGATCAGGTGTTCTTCCAGAAGATGAGGTGTGTTCTGAGCTCTGACGAGCTGGCCTGCATCTTCCCCAACCTGCCTCAGGTCTACGAGCTCCACG ctaGTCTGTGCGAAGCCATGAAGAAGAGACGAGAATCTCCCATAGTTCAGGGCATCGGCGACATCATGCTGGCCAGG TTTGAGGGCGTGGCGGGGGAGGAGTTTCAGGAGCAGGCGTCCCACCTGTGCAGTCAGCAGTCTCAGGCCCTGGAGCTCATCAAGAACAAACAGCGCAAAGACCCCCGTTTCGCACACATCATCCAG GAGTGTGAGGCCAGTCCACACTGTAGGAGGCTGCAGCTGAAGGACCTGCTGGTGTCTGAGACGCAGAGACTCACCAAGTACCCTCTGCTACTGGACAACATCCTCAAACACACAGAGG CTGGTTCCAcagacctccctcctctccaacaGGCTCAAGCCTGTTGCCGG GGGATATTGCAGGCCGTCAACGAGGTTGTCAGGGAGACGGAACACCGGCAGCGGCTCAACCAATACCAGCGCAGGTTGGACCCCACGCCACAGTTCAAG agtCTGGACCTGACCAGTAAGAGAATGATTCATGAGGGTCCTCTCACCTGGAAAGTCAGTAAAGACAAAACCTTGG AGATCCAGGCGCTGCTGTTGTCAGACCTTCTGGTGTTGCTCCAGAGAGGTCCAGACGACCGGCTGCTGCTGCGCTGCCCGTCCCGCTTTCTGGGGGGGGGAGGTGGGGGTAGCGGGGATACCAAGGCCTCCTTCAGCCCCGTGGTCCAGCTAGACTCACTGCTGGTGCGCTCTGTGGCCACAG ATAACAAGGCCCTGTACGTCATTAGCACAACAGAGCAACAGATATACGAGCTGGTAGCAGGGACGTCCTCAGAGAAAAACAT CTGGAAGGACCAACTTGAAAAGACCATCTCATTGGCTGCTGGCTCCTCACCTTCGACCAATAACAGATCCACACCTATTTT CTCCCCGAGTCTTGGTAATGCTTCCCCTGTCTCAACTGGCAGCCATGTCTACCAATCAG ACGACTCGATGACGGAGCAGGCAGTTTCAATGGGGACAAACTCTCCTAACGATGAGGACAATGAGCTCACGCCCACCACACCAACGGCACAATCAGGGGCTTTCCTCCACACTGAGGGACGGGACTACGTCAAGAAGCAGATTGGAGTGGCTGAGGCAGCTCTTGAAGACG tGGAGATACTAAAGCGGCTGATTTTCCACAACTTTGAGGAAGTTGGGTGGAGTCACGACTCGGACGGAATGCCCACAAACGAGACAGCCAATGAGAGGAGCCCGCTCAATGACAGACAGAGACTGGCGTCCTCTGATACTCTTCTCAGTGCCAGTCCCAGCCAATTGGAGGCTGAGCATTCCGAAGCCCCGCCCTCGGAGGTGGGGTCCCCCAGTGTACATGTTGTGAGGAAAG CTGTGGTTGCGGGCTCTCCTTCTATCCCTGATGACATCACTGATGTCAACCTCCACTCCGACCAATCACCTGAGCCGAGAGGCGGGGCCAGTGTACGGG GAAACGTGTTCTACCTGGTGATGCCTACAGAGCAGGGAGATGGACTGCTGGATGAGAGTCACACAGATGAGGTCATTGATCCCCCCACCCTGACCTCCACCGAACTTCCTGATCTGGACCAGGAAGTGATGTCATCAAACATTAAGCATCATGAGGAAGAAGGGCAGGTCTCTTCCACCCTGTCTGCTGGCAAACAATTGGAGCCAGAAAATCTGAGGCGGGAGGGAGGGCTTGGCCAATCACAAAAGGTCCTCCAGAGCTATGTGATCAAACACGTGGATGAGATTTTCCACACAATCGAGGAGCTGATGAGCAAGCTGCACCAGCTGAGG GATATCGAGACAGCTCATCACCAGCTGCTGAAAACACTAAGAGAGCCGCCTGTCAATCAGGATTCAGATGATCTCCCTTGCAACCAGGTAACCGTCGTCAGGACGCAGTCTCTGGACCGGAACCCAGGGGATG CAGAGCCAGCTAAGCCTGAGATCCTCTCCACTGGATTCTAa